The following are encoded together in the Pseudoalteromonas shioyasakiensis genome:
- a CDS encoding lysozyme yields the protein MKAGKLIALGFSGILAAAGVTVATFEGQELTGYVDPVGIATTCYGHTETAVVGKEYTEDECLNLLADDLAAHNEQLMSAINIKLSQGEHIAYLSFHYNVGSGNFQSSTLLKKLNNNDRIGACNELSRWIFAKGQKLPGLITRREQERSICLGGVANVQSTIQQH from the coding sequence ATGAAAGCAGGAAAACTTATAGCGCTGGGGTTTTCCGGCATTCTGGCGGCTGCAGGTGTCACAGTCGCTACTTTCGAGGGCCAAGAGTTAACCGGCTATGTTGACCCTGTTGGCATTGCAACAACTTGCTATGGTCATACTGAAACAGCTGTTGTTGGTAAAGAGTACACAGAAGATGAGTGTTTGAACCTATTAGCTGATGATTTGGCAGCGCATAATGAACAGCTAATGAGTGCTATCAATATAAAACTGAGCCAAGGCGAGCACATTGCGTATTTATCATTTCACTACAACGTTGGCTCAGGCAACTTTCAAAGCAGTACATTACTTAAAAAGTTAAACAATAACGATCGCATTGGCGCTTGCAATGAGCTGTCACGCTGGATTTTTGCTAAAGGCCAAAAGTTACCTGGCTTAATCACGCGAAGAGAACAAGAGCGTTCAATATGTCTTGGTGGAGTAGCAAATGTTCAAAGCACTATTCAGCAGCATTGA
- a CDS encoding DUF1364 domain-containing protein, with protein MSLISKKIRSSARGQQCQVRIPGVCNGNCETVVLAHVGKGSGMGQKCDDIHATYACSACHDVIDNRTRVGDPRINRLYAYEGMIRTQSILLEQGLIEVPSAC; from the coding sequence ATGTCGCTCATTAGTAAGAAAATTCGCAGTAGCGCCAGAGGCCAACAATGCCAAGTGCGCATACCGGGTGTGTGCAATGGCAATTGTGAAACAGTGGTACTTGCGCATGTAGGGAAAGGATCAGGTATGGGCCAGAAGTGTGATGACATACATGCAACGTATGCGTGCTCGGCATGCCACGATGTTATTGATAACAGAACTCGGGTAGGTGATCCGCGTATAAATCGTTTGTATGCATATGAAGGGATGATCAGAACGCAATCAATTCTATTAGAGCAAGGTTTAATTGAGGTACCAAGCGCATGCTAA
- a CDS encoding replication protein, giving the protein MANLAEIYKFPCSQEQTKQAEVVTVASLEKGFTRLANTLLDAAISHDMTKRQYKVFLAVIRKTYGFQKKRDRISGSQLSEITNMPRARCSEVLNELIEMKLIIRTGGTQGELEINKKTSEWTEHKPKKCYQNSTSKKPKQYSTETVTLTSTETVTHASTETVHTKESLKDNSKDKELTKVNSCSEQGSEPAVAWIPTNKKDERYEITQTQIDEWSETYPAVDVLQQLREMYSWSNANPTRRKTQRGMPRFIVSWLSREQDRPSAPSHFSQRKSNNVGDQLAAMQAAVAHMPALHDDEVIG; this is encoded by the coding sequence ATGGCTAATTTAGCAGAGATTTACAAGTTCCCATGTAGCCAGGAGCAAACCAAACAGGCCGAGGTCGTTACTGTGGCAAGTTTAGAAAAAGGCTTTACGCGCCTAGCAAATACATTGCTGGATGCTGCGATTAGTCATGATATGACAAAACGTCAATATAAGGTGTTTCTAGCAGTCATACGTAAGACGTATGGCTTTCAGAAGAAGCGTGACCGGATTAGTGGTTCTCAGTTATCTGAGATAACTAATATGCCAAGAGCACGCTGTAGTGAAGTATTGAATGAATTGATTGAAATGAAGCTGATTATCCGTACAGGCGGAACTCAAGGCGAGCTAGAAATCAATAAAAAAACGAGCGAATGGACAGAGCATAAACCTAAGAAGTGTTACCAAAACAGTACTAGCAAAAAACCAAAACAGTACAGTACTGAAACAGTAACACTTACTAGTACTGAAACGGTAACACATGCTAGTACTGAAACAGTACACACAAAAGAAAGTCTTAAAGACAACTCTAAAGATAAAGAATTAACTAAAGTTAATTCTTGCTCAGAGCAAGGCTCTGAACCAGCCGTTGCATGGATACCGACCAACAAAAAAGATGAACGTTACGAAATAACCCAAACCCAAATTGATGAATGGTCTGAAACGTATCCGGCAGTTGATGTTTTACAGCAACTACGAGAAATGTATTCGTGGAGTAATGCAAATCCCACTCGTCGTAAAACACAGCGAGGTATGCCGCGATTTATTGTTAGTTGGTTATCGAGAGAGCAGGACCGGCCATCAGCACCAAGTCATTTTAGCCAACGCAAATCTAATAACGTTGGTGACCAACTAGCTGCAATGCAAGCAGCGGTGGCACACATGCCTGCACTTCATGATGACGAGGTGATCGGATGA
- a CDS encoding LexA family protein, giving the protein MTFQERLEAQMKSEGVKGIDIVNKLKISKGTVSQWRNGVSKPRGENAVRLAKFLRCNLTWLIEGKGLPNKNLELELGPDLRGKAPLISWVQAGKWKEIDLESLQQASDITFYQHTANVSDEAFALRVKGDSMTSFTGGKSIPEGSVIIVDPNMQAEHGKVIVARLEDSNEATLKQLVIDGGAKYLKPFNNSYPTMPINGNCTIIGVVKQVIQDF; this is encoded by the coding sequence ATGACATTTCAAGAACGTTTAGAAGCACAGATGAAATCTGAGGGTGTTAAAGGAATTGATATAGTCAACAAACTGAAAATCTCTAAGGGAACCGTAAGTCAGTGGCGTAATGGTGTAAGCAAGCCTAGAGGCGAAAACGCTGTTAGATTAGCTAAGTTTTTACGCTGTAATCTTACATGGTTAATTGAAGGAAAAGGGTTACCCAATAAAAACCTAGAATTAGAGCTAGGCCCAGACCTTAGAGGCAAGGCCCCTCTAATATCTTGGGTACAGGCTGGCAAATGGAAAGAAATTGATTTGGAAAGTTTGCAACAAGCATCTGACATCACTTTCTATCAACATACAGCAAATGTTAGTGATGAAGCATTTGCACTTCGTGTTAAAGGTGACAGTATGACGAGTTTTACGGGTGGGAAGTCAATACCTGAGGGCTCTGTAATAATAGTTGACCCGAACATGCAAGCTGAACATGGAAAAGTAATCGTCGCAAGACTAGAAGACAGCAACGAAGCAACTTTAAAGCAATTAGTTATTGATGGAGGTGCGAAATACTTAAAGCCATTTAATAACAGCTACCCGACAATGCCTATCAATGGAAACTGCACTATCATTGGGGTAGTCAAACAAGTCATACAAGATTTTTAA
- a CDS encoding terminase, with the protein MQPKLAKYPKSTWLSEEERFTLDDVDLLERCEPYLDCWWWRLNNLYIIANEKGQEVLFRCRLAQTMLFMTMWFLNIILKARQLGFSTAIQVFILDHAMFNDNRQCGVIAQGKDEASAIFSSKILYPYERLPSWLKTGKRSIKSKTGTGIWFNNDSWVRVAVSFRSGTLQVLHVSEYGKICAQYPLRAEEVKSGSFNAVHDGSLIFVESTAEGAAGNFFDMSVEAMELLESGISLTRQNFKFHFFPWFEDPKYVAPVPTGGLKLTKEQVKYFKSVEAANGITLSEEQICWYIGKERNMKDKMKQEFPSTPMEAFLTSGRKVFASDDLMRVEGRCKKPLIVYEIEPYTGKLKKMNGKVDLSSKASDKLAQSTLGYLLVWELPDDDEEYAVGSDVAEGLEHGDRSSLDVCAKSDGRQVAHWFGHIDPKRFAHINKHIGLMYNKAFIGIERNNHGHATLQELVEIYPTSRIYTEEHIDREDTDEETKKVGWHTSAQSKPILTSGLDELLTHDKDGIVWRGTANELNTFVYDKKGRMGAQPGGFDDQVMSYMIAKEMLVRMPKKLIKDNTPAPHNPNSWMAR; encoded by the coding sequence ATGCAGCCAAAGCTTGCTAAATATCCTAAAAGTACTTGGTTATCTGAAGAAGAACGCTTCACTTTGGATGATGTGGACCTGTTAGAGCGGTGTGAGCCATATTTAGACTGTTGGTGGTGGCGACTAAACAATCTCTACATTATTGCTAACGAAAAGGGCCAAGAGGTTTTATTTCGTTGCCGGCTTGCACAAACCATGTTGTTTATGACTATGTGGTTTTTAAACATCATTTTAAAAGCGCGTCAGTTGGGCTTTAGTACTGCTATTCAAGTTTTCATTCTTGATCACGCTATGTTTAACGATAACAGACAGTGTGGTGTTATTGCCCAAGGTAAAGATGAGGCAAGCGCGATATTCTCATCCAAGATACTTTATCCATACGAGCGGTTACCAAGCTGGCTTAAGACAGGTAAGCGCTCGATTAAAAGTAAAACAGGCACTGGTATTTGGTTTAATAATGATAGCTGGGTACGTGTTGCTGTTTCGTTCCGCTCTGGAACACTTCAAGTCTTGCACGTTTCCGAGTACGGTAAGATATGCGCGCAATATCCATTACGCGCAGAAGAAGTTAAAAGCGGCTCATTCAATGCTGTTCATGACGGCTCATTAATATTCGTTGAGTCTACAGCTGAAGGCGCAGCCGGTAACTTTTTCGATATGTCTGTAGAAGCTATGGAGTTGCTAGAGTCAGGCATTTCGTTAACTAGGCAAAATTTTAAGTTTCATTTCTTTCCTTGGTTTGAAGATCCTAAGTATGTTGCACCAGTCCCAACAGGCGGATTAAAGCTAACTAAAGAGCAAGTTAAATACTTTAAGTCAGTTGAAGCGGCTAATGGAATAACGCTCAGTGAAGAGCAAATATGTTGGTACATCGGCAAAGAACGCAACATGAAAGACAAGATGAAACAGGAGTTTCCATCTACGCCAATGGAAGCGTTTTTAACATCAGGTCGAAAAGTCTTTGCGAGTGACGATTTGATGCGTGTTGAAGGTCGTTGCAAAAAGCCTCTCATTGTTTATGAAATTGAGCCCTATACAGGCAAGCTCAAAAAGATGAATGGCAAAGTGGACCTATCATCTAAAGCTTCTGACAAGCTTGCACAATCAACACTTGGTTACTTGCTCGTTTGGGAACTGCCAGACGATGACGAAGAATATGCGGTCGGAAGCGATGTTGCAGAAGGACTTGAACATGGCGACCGCAGCTCATTAGATGTATGCGCAAAATCAGACGGCAGACAAGTGGCCCACTGGTTTGGTCATATAGATCCTAAGCGATTTGCTCACATCAACAAACATATTGGCCTGATGTATAACAAAGCGTTTATTGGCATAGAGAGAAACAATCACGGCCATGCAACACTTCAAGAGTTAGTTGAGATTTACCCGACTAGCCGGATTTACACAGAAGAGCACATTGATCGTGAAGATACCGATGAAGAAACAAAAAAAGTAGGGTGGCACACCAGTGCACAATCTAAACCAATACTCACAAGTGGTTTGGATGAACTGCTTACACATGACAAGGACGGCATTGTTTGGCGCGGAACAGCCAACGAATTAAACACCTTTGTTTACGATAAAAAAGGGCGAATGGGCGCGCAGCCCGGCGGCTTTGATGACCAAGTAATGAGCTACATGATAGCCAAAGAAATGTTGGTCAGAATGCCGAAGAAACTCATTAAAGATAATACTCCCGCACCGCACAACCCTAACTCTTGGATGGCACGATAA
- a CDS encoding Cro/CI family transcriptional regulator, translating to MKTSDAVSYFGSKSKLAKAFSPPLSKGSITHWTNDGRVPRGRAFELQMITKGALKVDLSLYENDQPKSAA from the coding sequence ATGAAAACCAGCGATGCAGTTTCATATTTTGGTAGTAAGTCAAAGTTAGCTAAAGCTTTTTCTCCACCGTTAAGCAAAGGATCAATAACCCATTGGACAAATGATGGTCGAGTTCCTCGCGGTCGAGCTTTTGAACTTCAAATGATCACAAAGGGGGCGCTCAAAGTTGATCTGTCTCTTTATGAGAATGATCAGCCTAAGTCAGCAGCATAA
- a CDS encoding phage regulatory CII family protein: MLLSKKSTCAHAPAARCPMAAAESYKNDYNIAELARQMGMNPTVLRSKLDDGCDTHILGYRQIIAMSDLTQDYRSLEAWAFSVGKTVVDLPDVGLSDEELADQILQLQAACGDFAKAVHTSRSDGVITESNFDVIQKRAQQAITAILHVTAELEQMVRPDPNEPASVKATSLKVA; this comes from the coding sequence ATGCTTTTATCTAAAAAAAGTACGTGTGCTCATGCACCAGCCGCACGATGCCCAATGGCAGCAGCTGAAAGTTATAAGAATGACTACAACATTGCTGAACTTGCTAGACAGATGGGTATGAATCCAACAGTTCTTAGAAGCAAGTTGGATGATGGTTGTGATACTCACATTCTTGGGTATCGACAAATTATTGCAATGTCAGACCTAACACAAGACTACCGTTCACTAGAAGCCTGGGCATTTAGCGTAGGCAAAACAGTTGTTGATTTGCCTGATGTTGGTTTATCAGATGAAGAACTAGCAGACCAAATACTTCAGTTGCAAGCCGCATGCGGTGACTTTGCTAAAGCTGTTCACACTTCACGTTCTGATGGCGTCATTACCGAATCAAATTTCGACGTTATTCAAAAGCGGGCCCAACAAGCTATTACAGCTATTTTGCATGTAACAGCTGAGCTCGAGCAAATGGTGCGTCCTGATCCAAATGAACCGGCTTCAGTGAAAGCTACATCATTGAAGGTGGCTTAG
- a CDS encoding Rad52/Rad22 family DNA repair protein gives MDVTKIKDLLADPFEEHDIEWRVQQSGVSNKQKPWVMVIPYITNRAIQQRLDDVLGLDGWENVYQEASNGKGYLCGLKVRIGDKWVTKWDGAEYTNIEPLKGALSGAMKRTAVQFGIGRYLYSLESEFATCSPVNNRFECDGEYIRIPLNKQQKNGPKMEAQWFPPQLPDWALPKAKFDKYLEAIESAELMESMREAYNKAYKYAEAVNRIDIRDKAIAIKDRKKAELEKQNQDEAINKNKKFLNWIKTKISDLITSAENESILNLNHKKLLQEVKGHCRANKIDATNFVSQVNEAHQQALINLRN, from the coding sequence ATGGACGTTACAAAAATAAAAGACCTATTGGCAGATCCTTTTGAAGAACATGACATTGAATGGCGTGTTCAACAAAGCGGTGTATCTAACAAGCAAAAGCCTTGGGTAATGGTTATTCCATACATCACTAACCGCGCAATCCAACAACGATTAGATGACGTTCTAGGTCTGGATGGCTGGGAGAATGTCTATCAAGAAGCATCTAACGGTAAAGGCTACCTTTGCGGGTTAAAAGTTCGCATTGGTGATAAATGGGTAACTAAGTGGGATGGCGCAGAGTACACGAATATAGAGCCACTTAAAGGCGCTCTATCAGGCGCCATGAAGCGAACAGCCGTTCAATTTGGGATTGGCCGTTACCTCTACTCTCTTGAATCAGAGTTTGCAACTTGCTCACCAGTCAATAACCGCTTCGAGTGCGATGGTGAATACATACGCATTCCGCTTAATAAGCAACAGAAAAACGGCCCAAAAATGGAAGCACAATGGTTTCCTCCACAACTACCTGATTGGGCGTTACCAAAAGCTAAGTTCGATAAGTACTTAGAGGCGATTGAATCTGCTGAGTTAATGGAATCAATGCGAGAAGCTTACAACAAAGCTTACAAATACGCTGAAGCCGTAAACAGAATCGATATTCGAGACAAAGCAATAGCAATCAAAGACCGCAAAAAAGCTGAGCTTGAGAAGCAAAACCAAGATGAGGCAATAAATAAAAACAAAAAGTTTTTGAATTGGATCAAAACAAAAATCAGCGACCTGATCACAAGCGCTGAGAACGAATCAATTTTAAACCTTAACCATAAGAAACTGCTTCAAGAGGTTAAGGGCCATTGTAGAGCAAACAAAATTGACGCAACCAATTTTGTTAGCCAGGTAAACGAAGCGCATCAACAAGCACTAATCAACCTAAGAAACTAA
- a CDS encoding phage adaptor protein: MAIVTSKEITTRVNKLLNDPGFVRWPEPELLNYLNDAQRAIVLRRPDSYSIDIDDFACVEGTKQALPADALRLIDITRNATGKAIRGPYNRQVLDDNHESWYAGTDATEVQLYIYDERVPKTFYVYPGVTAGVELTLAYSKAPASIGMAEHDTNAVIALDDIYVNAIIEWILYRSYMKDAEYAADPNKSTMHLQAFENQLGQKNQADSAMMGQQKGQ; the protein is encoded by the coding sequence ATGGCTATTGTCACATCTAAAGAAATTACTACGCGAGTAAACAAGTTATTAAACGATCCAGGCTTTGTTCGTTGGCCTGAACCAGAGCTATTAAATTATTTGAATGATGCTCAACGTGCAATCGTGTTGCGTCGACCAGACTCTTACAGCATTGATATCGATGATTTTGCGTGTGTCGAAGGTACGAAGCAAGCGTTGCCAGCAGATGCGTTAAGGCTGATTGATATCACACGTAACGCCACCGGCAAGGCTATTCGCGGACCATATAACCGCCAAGTGCTCGATGATAATCATGAGTCTTGGTATGCCGGTACAGATGCAACTGAAGTGCAGCTTTATATCTATGACGAGAGAGTGCCAAAAACCTTTTACGTTTATCCAGGTGTAACAGCAGGTGTTGAATTAACGCTCGCTTATTCGAAAGCGCCAGCATCTATTGGTATGGCCGAACATGATACAAACGCTGTTATTGCCTTAGACGATATATACGTCAACGCCATTATTGAATGGATTTTATACCGCTCTTATATGAAAGACGCGGAATATGCAGCAGATCCTAATAAAAGCACAATGCACCTCCAAGCCTTTGAGAATCAGCTAGGTCAGAAAAACCAAGCTGACAGTGCAATGATGGGTCAACAGAAGGGGCAGTAA
- a CDS encoding TraR/DksA C4-type zinc finger protein: MDAADSAQIEIEREQERQLANLKQEDIQESLDCVECGADIPEERRKAVKTNLCIGCAELQEIQRRQFRR, encoded by the coding sequence ATGGATGCAGCTGATAGTGCTCAAATTGAAATAGAGCGAGAACAAGAAAGACAGTTAGCGAACTTAAAACAAGAAGATATTCAAGAGTCATTAGATTGTGTTGAGTGCGGTGCTGATATTCCTGAAGAGCGTAGAAAGGCAGTTAAAACGAATTTGTGTATTGGATGCGCTGAACTTCAAGAAATACAAAGACGCCAGTTTAGGCGTTGA
- a CDS encoding HP1 family phage holin, which yields MKTLNEPNNGPANLTMDKSTAAASYTASIGTGVGGLLSLNNIALALGILFTVITFLMNWRYQSKKHELELQKRREDAEYHKARMRELVRDDEQALAECKAGYGEQ from the coding sequence ATGAAGACATTAAACGAACCAAACAATGGGCCAGCGAATTTAACAATGGATAAATCAACAGCAGCAGCCAGTTACACCGCAAGTATCGGTACTGGTGTCGGTGGCTTATTGTCACTTAATAACATTGCCCTTGCGCTTGGTATTTTGTTCACAGTAATAACGTTTTTAATGAACTGGCGTTATCAGAGCAAAAAGCATGAGCTTGAACTTCAGAAACGCCGTGAAGATGCTGAGTACCATAAGGCACGTATGAGAGAACTGGTGCGTGATGATGAACAAGCATTAGCTGAGTGCAAGGCAGGCTACGGTGAACAGTAG
- a CDS encoding recombination protein NinB encodes MAKKVLTATNAQYYLPQIGQAVRDMLRFGKDVVIEFKEFKAKRSLAQNRLMWVWNQEIAEHLREHFGQENSSEDVHEVFVRKKFGVRVIQAGNEEPIIVRKRTRKLNTKEFTEYLNWLEQYCAEYLELMLTRPDDLYMLALYGETNVAH; translated from the coding sequence ATGGCAAAGAAAGTTTTAACGGCCACTAATGCCCAGTATTACTTGCCTCAAATAGGGCAAGCAGTAAGAGATATGCTGCGCTTTGGTAAAGACGTTGTGATTGAGTTCAAAGAATTCAAGGCAAAGCGTTCTTTAGCTCAAAACCGACTTATGTGGGTGTGGAATCAGGAAATAGCTGAACACTTGCGAGAGCATTTTGGACAAGAAAACAGCTCAGAAGATGTTCACGAAGTATTTGTGCGCAAAAAGTTTGGTGTGCGCGTTATCCAAGCAGGCAATGAAGAGCCAATCATTGTTAGAAAACGAACACGAAAGCTGAATACCAAAGAGTTTACAGAATACCTTAATTGGCTAGAGCAATACTGCGCAGAGTACTTAGAGCTAATGCTAACAAGGCCTGACGATTTATACATGCTCGCTCTATATGGAGAAACAAATGTCGCTCATTAG
- a CDS encoding DUF3892 domain-containing protein: MTKKRIIAAKKDKKGNIIAVKSEGNKRFYNKDQAIKLAEKGVLDLVVVNPSNKDKHIRTPPNKKVKDNLDNLPSS; the protein is encoded by the coding sequence ATGACAAAAAAGCGAATTATAGCAGCCAAAAAAGATAAAAAAGGAAATATCATTGCTGTTAAGAGTGAGGGTAATAAGAGGTTTTATAATAAGGATCAGGCAATAAAGCTAGCAGAAAAAGGAGTGTTAGATTTAGTTGTAGTAAACCCGAGCAATAAGGATAAACACATTAGGACTCCACCCAACAAAAAGGTAAAGGATAACTTAGATAACTTACCATCATCATGA
- a CDS encoding N4-gp56 family major capsid protein: MSTITRAQAAKAFGAALFTHTRRQNTFVNMLTGGAPQSAKKDTNHGKNQTEKGAPIVMIRDLESQAGDTVEMDLFHNLNGLPTMGDKKLEGRGESLSKTVFELRIDQGRKMVDSGGKMSQKRTKHNLLSTAKTLLGNYYNDLKDEVAMYHLAGARGSFNPSDIIVPLEDHEEFNEIMVNEVQAPTYDRHIFGGDATSFETLDPADILTLDKLDDLALILEEQQNPMKHISFEKDEMANESPFFILFVTPRQWRDLWNSASEKKMQELMSRAMARGRGFNHPVFKGDVIMWRNILVRQYRKPVRFYAGDTVTVSNNDKLATTKQVTAGADIDRAILLGGQALGNAYGKAESGTHFHMSTKKVDHDNGNETAIVWMNGCKKVRFADREGRVNDYGTMVLDTAVTLQ; this comes from the coding sequence ATGAGTACGATCACTAGAGCACAGGCTGCAAAAGCATTTGGCGCAGCCCTGTTTACACACACTCGCCGTCAAAACACGTTTGTAAACATGTTGACCGGCGGTGCTCCGCAATCTGCGAAAAAAGACACGAACCATGGTAAGAATCAAACCGAGAAAGGTGCGCCAATTGTCATGATCCGTGACTTGGAATCACAAGCCGGTGATACGGTTGAAATGGATTTATTCCACAATCTAAATGGTTTACCAACAATGGGTGATAAAAAACTGGAAGGCCGTGGCGAAAGCTTGAGCAAAACAGTGTTTGAATTACGCATTGACCAAGGCCGTAAGATGGTTGATTCGGGCGGTAAGATGAGCCAAAAGCGTACTAAGCATAACCTGCTTAGTACTGCTAAAACGCTTCTAGGTAATTATTACAACGACCTAAAAGATGAAGTGGCAATGTATCACCTGGCGGGTGCACGCGGTTCATTTAACCCAAGTGACATTATCGTTCCACTTGAAGACCATGAAGAGTTTAACGAAATCATGGTTAATGAAGTGCAAGCGCCTACTTATGACCGTCATATCTTTGGTGGTGACGCAACGTCATTTGAAACTTTGGACCCAGCTGACATTTTAACGTTAGACAAATTAGATGACTTAGCGTTGATCCTTGAAGAGCAGCAAAACCCAATGAAGCATATTTCGTTTGAAAAAGACGAAATGGCTAACGAGTCACCGTTCTTCATCCTGTTTGTTACTCCGCGTCAATGGCGTGACTTATGGAATAGTGCGTCAGAGAAGAAAATGCAAGAGCTTATGTCTCGTGCAATGGCGCGTGGTCGTGGCTTTAATCATCCAGTATTCAAAGGTGATGTGATCATGTGGCGTAACATTCTTGTTCGCCAATATCGTAAGCCTGTGCGTTTCTATGCAGGTGATACTGTTACTGTTTCAAACAACGACAAGTTAGCAACGACTAAACAAGTAACAGCTGGTGCAGATATCGACCGCGCAATCTTGCTGGGTGGTCAAGCATTAGGTAATGCGTATGGTAAAGCTGAGTCAGGTACTCACTTCCATATGAGCACGAAGAAGGTCGACCATGACAACGGCAATGAAACAGCCATTGTTTGGATGAACGGCTGTAAGAAAGTGCGATTTGCAGACCGTGAAGGCCGTGTAAATGACTACGGCACGATGGTTCTTGATACTGCTGTAACACTTCAGTAA
- a CDS encoding RyR domain-containing protein, which yields MSEQTEDLINVLVCGNDGATVHIREVMAEFQCFKVVQAAEIKSVAKLEEQPELSLIIGIPGTDVQLPYLASTELTARYKPVAGDYLVLYENDYVSISPKEAFEDGYNKIEFADFEGADELGIPKEYMGQVTAIAKMCHEVNRAYCKALREEQPSWEMAPQWQIDSAIKGVAFHILNPDAPASASHDSWMAEKAIQGWKYGKVKDADKKEHPCMVPFHHLPVEQQAKDFIFSTIVKQAIQG from the coding sequence ATGAGCGAGCAAACCGAAGATTTAATTAATGTTTTAGTGTGCGGTAATGATGGCGCAACAGTTCATATTCGTGAAGTAATGGCCGAGTTTCAATGCTTCAAAGTGGTACAGGCAGCTGAAATTAAATCAGTAGCTAAGTTAGAGGAACAACCAGAACTCTCTTTAATCATCGGTATACCAGGTACTGATGTTCAACTGCCATATTTAGCAAGCACGGAACTGACTGCTAGATACAAGCCAGTAGCAGGTGATTATCTAGTACTTTATGAAAATGATTATGTCTCAATTAGTCCTAAAGAAGCTTTCGAAGATGGATATAACAAAATTGAGTTTGCTGATTTTGAAGGCGCGGACGAGCTGGGCATTCCAAAAGAGTATATGGGGCAGGTGACAGCAATCGCTAAAATGTGCCATGAAGTAAACAGAGCCTATTGCAAAGCGCTTCGCGAAGAGCAGCCAAGTTGGGAAATGGCACCACAATGGCAGATTGATTCAGCAATCAAAGGTGTTGCCTTTCATATCCTTAACCCTGATGCACCGGCTAGTGCTTCACATGATAGCTGGATGGCTGAAAAAGCAATTCAAGGTTGGAAATATGGCAAGGTTAAAGATGCTGATAAAAAAGAGCACCCTTGTATGGTCCCGTTCCATCATCTACCGGTAGAACAACAAGCGAAAGACTTTATTTTTAGCACCATAGTTAAACAAGCTATTCAGGGCTAA
- a CDS encoding LexA family protein, giving the protein MNTEILESNFNKANSFRDLPNGVAGLIEKNKDATFYGIASGRSMEGVGIFDGDLLIIDRSVDVKQGDVIVCAYNGVFVCKIADLKNNLLLSASEEYPPVKVTKHDEYLFEGVVISSVRMHRGSVKDTF; this is encoded by the coding sequence ATGAACACTGAGATATTAGAAAGTAACTTCAACAAAGCCAACAGCTTTAGAGATCTACCAAATGGAGTAGCAGGCTTAATCGAAAAGAACAAAGATGCAACCTTTTATGGCATTGCTAGCGGCCGGTCGATGGAAGGTGTTGGGATTTTTGACGGTGACCTGTTAATAATCGACCGCAGTGTTGATGTTAAGCAAGGCGATGTTATTGTTTGTGCATACAATGGTGTTTTCGTTTGTAAGATTGCAGACTTGAAGAATAATCTGCTGCTTTCAGCTAGCGAGGAATACCCACCTGTAAAAGTTACCAAGCATGATGAGTACCTTTTTGAAGGGGTTGTAATTAGTTCTGTGCGAATGCATAGAGGAAGTGTTAAGGACACGTTTTAA
- the lysC gene encoding Rz1-like lysis system protein LysC, with the protein MLSACSSTQEPASVTRTVVQTKYVYVTPPEEYLSNCSIDIKQIAGNASLLAYAQYLEFVIDKCNEDIKRTKQWASEFNNG; encoded by the coding sequence ATGCTATCCGCTTGCTCAAGTACGCAAGAACCAGCGAGTGTGACAAGGACGGTGGTACAAACGAAATACGTGTACGTAACACCGCCGGAAGAATATCTATCCAACTGTAGCATCGACATTAAACAAATAGCAGGAAACGCGAGTTTGTTAGCGTATGCGCAGTATTTAGAGTTTGTCATAGATAAATGCAATGAAGACATTAAACGAACCAAACAATGGGCCAGCGAATTTAACAATGGATAA